In the Phaseolus vulgaris cultivar G19833 chromosome 7, P. vulgaris v2.0, whole genome shotgun sequence genome, one interval contains:
- the LOC137829759 gene encoding lysine-specific demethylase JMJ31, which yields MEESSSSSIGIRIFDELPTAKDFDTLIELSNVPAVFRGCTKSWKAFSHWNPSNGGLDYLQARVGSCTVEAMISQSAPVFYGDLGSHQRVPLPFSNFLDFCKKRTQMQSKGIDHYPASQTHDDTKHACLAFEDAPEQIYLAQVPIMNSDRQENVQLETLKEDIQTPLILTSKELSSINLWMNNAHAKSSTHYDPHHNLLCIVSGCKRVVLWPPSASPSLYPMPIYGEASNHSSVSLENPDYSIYPRAECSMEFAQKVVLQAGDALFIPEGWFHQVDSDDLTIAINFWWRSNMMSCMLEHMDAYYLRRILRRLIDKEMDQLLLKLGLRTRMWKCELPKADHADLNDGKLLKGMDLKEKSLKERNTLQELEPAAVQVLHELVSLVHNSVNANQDGQSLSTSTNGYELVVNDKFEKIVNADFKDDPVAKFLWDINPQTLQDVFLAMVHNFPRTLEALVLHVLSPVGAEVLTRKFDEMDQHTLEEDRNGFYEAFYSAFDDQSAAMNSILKGKELFTQQAFKNVLDKFVGVNLES from the exons ATGGAGGAGTCGTCGTCGTCATCCATTGGAATCCGAATATTCGATGAGCTTCCAACGGCCAAAGACTTCGACACTCTGATAGAGCTTTCAAACGTTCCCGCT GTTTTTCGCGGGTGCACCAAAAGTTGGAAGGCATTCTCGCACTGGAATCCATCCAACGGTGGCCTCGACTACTTGCAg GCACGCGTCGGCTCTTGCACGGTGGAGGCCATGATATCTCAATCTGCACCTGTTTTTTATGGTGATCTTGGAAGCCATCAGAGG GTTCCTCTTCCATTTTCTAACTTCCTTGATTTTTGCAAGAAGCGGACGCAGATGCAAAGTAAGGGTATTGATCATTATCCTGCCTCACAAACTCACGATGATACAAAACATGCTTGTTTGGCCTTTGAAGATGCTCCCGAACAAATTTATTTAGCGCAG GTACCAATAATGAACAGTGATCGTCAGGAAAATGTTCAATTAGAAACCCTAAAGGAAGACATTCAGACG CCTTTGATTTTGACATCGAAAGAGTTATCTTCTATAAATTTGTGGATGAACAATGCTCACGCCAAATCAAGTACTCACTATGATCCACACCACAATCTCCTTTGTATAGTTTCTGGCTGCAAACGAG TTGTTTTGTGGCCTCCTTCTGCCAGTCCCTCACTCTACCCAATGCCCATATACGGGGAGGCTTCTAATCACAG TTCTGTATCCTTAGAAAATCCTGACTACTCAATTTATCCAAGGGCAGAATGCTCAATGGAGTTTGCACAAAAGGTTGTTCTTCAGGCAGGTGATGCTCTTTTCATTCCCGAAGGCTG GTTCCATCAGGTAGATAGTGATGATTTGACCATTGCAATTAACTTTTGGTGGAGATCTAACATGATGTCTTGCATGTTGGAACACATGGATGCTTATTATTTACGCAGAATATTGAGAAG ATTGATTGACAAAGAAATG GACCAACTACTGCTTAAATTGGGGTTGAGAACTAGGATGTGGAAATGTGAGTTGCCTAAAGCAG ATCATGCCGATTTAAATGATGGTAAGTTGTTGAAAGGGATGGATCTAAAAGAGAAAAGTCTTAAAGAGAGGAACACTTTGCAAGAATTGGAACCTGCTGCAGTTCAGGTGCTTCATGAACTTGTGTCTTTGGTTCACAACAGTGTTAATGCCAACCAGGATGGGCAATCACTGTCAACTTCTACAAATGGTTATGAGCTTGTAGTGAATGATAAATTTGAGAAAATAGTGAATGCTGACTTTAAAGATGATCCGGTTGCTAAATTTCTCTGGGACATCAATCCACAAACTCTCCAAGATGTGTTTCTTGCGATGGTG CACAACTTTCCAAGAACTTTAGAGGCTCTTGTTCTTCATGTACTTTCGCCAGTTGGGGCTGAAGTCCTTACTCGGAAATTTGATGAGATGGATCAACATACTCTTGAGGAAGATCG GAATGGATTCTATGAGGCTTTCTACAGTGCATTTGATGACCAATCTGCAGCAATGAATTCAATTCTAAAAGGGAAGGAGTTGTTCACTCAACAG GCGTTTAAAAACGTATTGGATAAATTTGTGGGAGTGAATCTGGAAAGCTGA
- the LOC137829760 gene encoding exocyst complex component SEC3A-like: MAKSSADDAELRRACQLAVEGTRHKVVLSIRTVKTHGTWGKSAKLGRQMAKPRVLALCTKAKGQRTKAFLRVLKYSTGGVLEPAKLYKLKHLSKMEVVTSDTSGFTFTLGFDNLRSQTVAPPQWTMRNTDDRNRVLLCILNICKDVLGRLPKVVGIDVVEMALWAKENTPAVSAQSNQQGGASIESSVTETELKVYVEKELVSQAEEEDMEALLGTYIMGVGEAEAFSERLKRELQALEAANVHAILESEPLIDEVLYGLESATNCLEDMDEWLGMFNIKLRHMREDIESIETRNNKLEMQSVNNKTLMEELDKLLEQLSIPSEYSACLTGDSFDEAQMQQNIEACEWLTTAMRGLEVPNIDPTYAKMRGVKEKRGELQIIKSTFVGKASEYMRSYFATFVDFMLNDKNYFSQRGQLKRPDHADLRFKCRTYARLLKHLKILDKNCLGPLRKAYCSSLNLLLRKEAREFANELRVGVKTSKTPSVWLEVFTGSGQNVNPADTATVSEAYAKMLTIFIPLLVDESSFLAHFMCFEVLSTVVDGNKIKHNDEDNDDGITSGKTVVVDIAALNESLQDLLDGIEEDFAGVVDWAYRIDPLCCISMHGTTERYLSSQKADAAGYVRILLDDLECRISMQFSRFVDDACHQIERNERNARQTGVLPYIPRFASLATKMEQYVAGQSRDLVDQAYTKIVSIMFVTLEKNSQADPKYADIFLIENYAAFQNSLYDLANVVPTLAKFYHQASEAYEQACTRHISMIIYYQFERLFQFARKIEDLILNNVASEEIPFQVGLSKVDLRKTLKSSLSGVDKSIAAMYKKLQKNLTSEELLPSLWDKCKKDFLDKYESFVQLVAKIYPAESVPSVAELRELLVSM, from the exons ATGGCGAAATCGAGCGCCGACGATGCGGAGCTCCGGCGAGCGTGCCAGCTCGCAGTTGAGGGCACCAGGCACAAGGTCGTTCTCTCCATTCGGACCGTCAAGACTCACGGCACGTGGGGAAAATCTGCTAAGCTTGGTCGTCAAATGGCTAAGCCTAGGGTTCTCGCTCTTTGCA CAAAAGCGAAAGGTCAGCGTACAAAAGCTTTTCTTCGCGTTTTAAAGTATTCAACAGGAGGGGTGCTTGAG CCTGCTAAGTTATACAAGCTGAAGCACCTCTCAAAAATGGAAGTCGTAACAAGTGACACGAGTGGATTTACATTTACACTG GGGTTTGATAACCTTAGAAGCCAGACTGTGGCTCCTCCACAGTGGACAATGCGCAATACCGATGACAG AAATCGCGTCCTGCTTTGTATCTTAAATATCTGCAAAGATGTCCTGGGTCGCTTACCTAAGGTTGTTGGTATTGATGTTGTGGAGATGGCTCTTTGGGCTAAG GAAAATACACCTGCAGTTTCCGCTCAAAGTAACCAACAAGGTGGTGCTTCTATTGAATCTTCTGTGACTGAAACAGAATTGAAAGTCTATGTTGAAAAGGAACTTGTCTCCCAGGCAGAggaagaggacatggaggctcTTCTGGGAAC TTATATCATGGGTGTTGGTGAAGCAGAGGCATTTTCTGAAAGGTTAAAAAGAGAGCTCCAGGCTCTGGAAGCAGCAAATGTGCATGCCATTTTAGAAAGTGAACCTTTGATAGATGAG GTGTTGTACGGGCTTGAATCAGCAACAAATTGTCTGGAAGACATGGATGAATGGTTAGGCATGTTCAACATAAAACTTCGACACATGAGGGAAGATATTGAATCA ATTGAAACGCGCAATAACAAGTTGGAAATGCAAAGTGTAAATAACAAAACTCTTATGGAAGAGCTTGATAAGCTTCTTGAGCAATTGAGTATCCCTTCCGAG TATTCAGCGTGTTTGACAGGAGATTCATTTGATGAAGCACAAATGCAGCAAAACATAGAAGCATGTGAGTGGTTGACAACTGCCATGCGGGGTCTAGAAGTGCCTAACATAGATCCTACTTATGCAAAAATGAGAGGA GTTAAAGAGAAACGAGGAGAACTTCAAATAATAAAGTCTACTTTTGTTGGGAAAGCTTCTGAGTACATGAGAAGTTACTTTGCTACTTTTGTGGACTTTATGTTGAAtgataaaaattacttttctcag CGAGGGCAGTTGAAAAGGCCAGATCATGCTGACTTGAGGTTCAAGTGCAGGACATATGCACGCCTTCTTAAGCATTTAAAG ATTCTTGATAAGAATTGTTTGGGTCCACTGAGAAAAGCTTATTGCAGTTCCCTAAACTTGCTTCTTCGCAAGGAG GCTCGCGAATTTGCTAATGAACTTCGTGTTGGTGTGAAAACTTCTAAAACCCCCTCTGTTTGGCTTGAAGTCTTCACTGGTTCTGGTCAAAATGTAAATCCTGCTGATACTGCAACAGTTTCTGAAGCATACGCAAAGATGCTCACAATTTTTATCCCACTTCTGGTGGATGAG AGCTCCTTTCTTGCACACTTCATGTGCTTTGAAGTTCTTTCGACCGTTGTTGATGgtaataaaattaaacacaATGACGAGGATAATGATGATGGTATTACATCTG GTAAAACTGTTGTGGTGGATATTGCAGCTTTAAATGAATCACTTCAAGATTTGCTTGATGGAATTGAA GAAGACTTCGCTGGTGTTGTGGACTGGGCATACAGGATTGATCCTTTGTGCTGCATATCAATGCATGGAACTACAGAGCGCTATCTCTCTAGTCAGAAAGCTGATGCAGCAGGATATGTACGCATTTTGCTTGATGACCTAGAGTGTCGCATATCTATGCAGTTCAGCCGA tttgtGGATGATGCTTGCCATCAAATTGAAAGAAATGAGCGCAATGCTCGCCAAACAGGTGTCCTACCATACATTCCTAG ATTTGCATCCCTTGCAACAAAGATGGAGCAGTATGTTGCAGGACAGTCGAGGGATTTGGTTGACCAAGCATACACAAAAATT GTCAGCATAATGTTTGTAACtttagaaaaaaattcacaagCAGATCCGAAGTATGCAGATATTTTTCTTATAGAAAACTATGCTGCATTTCAGAATAG TTTGTATGACCTTGCAAATGTTGTGCCCACTTTAGCCAAGTTTTATCATCAGGCTAGTGAAGCCTACGAGCAAGCTTGTACACGCCATATTAGTATGATTATCTACTAT CAATTTGAACGCCTTTTCCAGTTTGCTCGAAAGATCGAGGACTTGATATTGAATAATGTTGCATCTGAAGAG ATTCCTTTCCAAGTTGGGCTGTCAAAAGTGGATCTACGGAAGACGCTAAAGTCCAGTTTATCTGGG GTGGACAAGTCCATTGCTGCGATGTATAAGAAGTTGCAGAAAAACTTGACTTCGGAGGAACTGTTACCTTCCTTATGGGATAAATGCAAG AAGGATTTTCTTGATAAGTACGAAAGTTTTGTCCAACTTGTTGCCAAGATATATCCTGCTGAGTCAGTCCCTTCCGTGGCGGAATTGCGAGAACTTTTAGTTTCCATGTAA